A genome region from Panthera uncia isolate 11264 chromosome A3 unlocalized genomic scaffold, Puncia_PCG_1.0 HiC_scaffold_11, whole genome shotgun sequence includes the following:
- the ACTR1B gene encoding beta-centractin isoform X1 encodes MESYDIIANQPVVIDNGSGVIKAGFAGDQIPKYCFPNYVGRPKHMRVMAGALEGDLFIGPKAEEHRGLLAIRYPMEHGVVRDWNDMERIWQYVYSKDQLQTFSEEHPVLLTEAPLNPSKNREKAAEVFFETFNVPALFISMQAVLSLYATGRTTGVVLDSGDGVTHAVPIYEGFAMPHSIMRVDIAGRDVSRYLRLLLRKEGVDFHTSAEFEVVRTIKERACYLSINPQKDEALETEKVQYTLPDGSMLDVGPARFRAPELLFQPDLVGDESEGLHEVLAFAIHKSDMDLRRTLFANIVLSGGSTLFKGFGDRLLSEVKKLAPKDVKIKISAPQERLYSTWIGGSILASLDTFKKMWVSKKEYEEDGSRAIHRKTF; translated from the exons ggTTCAGGGGTGATCAAGGCTGGCTTTGCAGGAGACCAGATTCCCAAATACTGTTTCCCAAACTA TGTTGGGCGCCCTAAGCACATGCGAGTGATGGCTGGAGCCCTGGAGGGGGACCTCTTCATTGGACCAAAAGCAGAG GAGCACCGGGGGCTGCTGGCCATCCGCTACCCCATGGAGCACGGCGTGGTGCGAGACTGGAACGACATGGAGCGCATCTGGCAGTACGTCTACTCCAAGGATCAGCTGCAGACTTTCTCCGAGGAG CATCCTGTTCTCCTAACGGAGGCCCCACTGAACCCGAGTAAGAACCGGGAGAAGGCAGCAGAGGTGTTCTTTGAGACCTTCAACGTGCCAGCCCTGTTTATCTCCATGCAGGCTGTGCTCAGCCT GTATGCAACAGGACGCACGACGGGAGTGGTTTTAGACTCAGGGGACGGGGTCACTCATGCTGTCCCCATCTACGAGGGCTTTGCCATGCCGCACTCCATCATGCGGGTGGACATTGCTGGTCGTGATGTCTCCCGCTATCTCCGGCTACTGCTGCGCAAGGAAGGAGTTGACTTTCACACCTCAGCTGAGTTTGAGGTTGTCCGGACCATCAAAGAG CGAGCCTGTTacctctccatcaaccctcagaagGATGAGGCTCTGGAGACAGAGAAGGTGCAGTACACCTTGCCAGATGGCAGCATGCTGGAT GTGGGGCCAGCGCGGTTCCGGGCCCCTGAGCTGCTGTTCCAGCCAGACCTGGTAGGTGATGAGAGTGAGGGGCTCCATGAGGTGCTAGCCTTTGCCATTCACAAGTCTGACATGGACCTTCGCCGGACACTGTTCGCCAACATCGTGCTTTCGGGTGGCTCCACACTTTTCAAAG GCTTCGGTGACCGATTGCTAAGTGAAGTGAAGAAGCTTGCCCCAAAGGATGTCAAAATCAAG ATCTCGGCCCCTCAGGAACGGCTGTACTCCACATGGATCGG TGGCTCCATCTTGGCCTCGCTGGACACTTTTAAGAAGATGTGGGTGTCCAAAAAGGAGTATGAAGAGGATGGCTCCCGTGCTATTCATCGTAAAACCTTCTAG
- the ACTR1B gene encoding beta-centractin isoform X2: MRVMAGALEGDLFIGPKAEEHRGLLAIRYPMEHGVVRDWNDMERIWQYVYSKDQLQTFSEEHPVLLTEAPLNPSKNREKAAEVFFETFNVPALFISMQAVLSLYATGRTTGVVLDSGDGVTHAVPIYEGFAMPHSIMRVDIAGRDVSRYLRLLLRKEGVDFHTSAEFEVVRTIKERACYLSINPQKDEALETEKVQYTLPDGSMLDVGPARFRAPELLFQPDLVGDESEGLHEVLAFAIHKSDMDLRRTLFANIVLSGGSTLFKGFGDRLLSEVKKLAPKDVKIKISAPQERLYSTWIGGSILASLDTFKKMWVSKKEYEEDGSRAIHRKTF; this comes from the exons ATGCGAGTGATGGCTGGAGCCCTGGAGGGGGACCTCTTCATTGGACCAAAAGCAGAG GAGCACCGGGGGCTGCTGGCCATCCGCTACCCCATGGAGCACGGCGTGGTGCGAGACTGGAACGACATGGAGCGCATCTGGCAGTACGTCTACTCCAAGGATCAGCTGCAGACTTTCTCCGAGGAG CATCCTGTTCTCCTAACGGAGGCCCCACTGAACCCGAGTAAGAACCGGGAGAAGGCAGCAGAGGTGTTCTTTGAGACCTTCAACGTGCCAGCCCTGTTTATCTCCATGCAGGCTGTGCTCAGCCT GTATGCAACAGGACGCACGACGGGAGTGGTTTTAGACTCAGGGGACGGGGTCACTCATGCTGTCCCCATCTACGAGGGCTTTGCCATGCCGCACTCCATCATGCGGGTGGACATTGCTGGTCGTGATGTCTCCCGCTATCTCCGGCTACTGCTGCGCAAGGAAGGAGTTGACTTTCACACCTCAGCTGAGTTTGAGGTTGTCCGGACCATCAAAGAG CGAGCCTGTTacctctccatcaaccctcagaagGATGAGGCTCTGGAGACAGAGAAGGTGCAGTACACCTTGCCAGATGGCAGCATGCTGGAT GTGGGGCCAGCGCGGTTCCGGGCCCCTGAGCTGCTGTTCCAGCCAGACCTGGTAGGTGATGAGAGTGAGGGGCTCCATGAGGTGCTAGCCTTTGCCATTCACAAGTCTGACATGGACCTTCGCCGGACACTGTTCGCCAACATCGTGCTTTCGGGTGGCTCCACACTTTTCAAAG GCTTCGGTGACCGATTGCTAAGTGAAGTGAAGAAGCTTGCCCCAAAGGATGTCAAAATCAAG ATCTCGGCCCCTCAGGAACGGCTGTACTCCACATGGATCGG TGGCTCCATCTTGGCCTCGCTGGACACTTTTAAGAAGATGTGGGTGTCCAAAAAGGAGTATGAAGAGGATGGCTCCCGTGCTATTCATCGTAAAACCTTCTAG
- the LOC125936947 gene encoding cytochrome c oxidase subunit 5B, mitochondrial, whose translation MASRLLRGVGSLAAQALRVRGPNGVAAVRSMASGGGVPTDDEQATGLEREVMMAARKGLDPYNMLAPKAASGTKEDPNLVPSITNKRIVGCICEEDNSAVIWFWLHKGEAQRCPSCGTHYKLVPHQLAH comes from the exons ATGGCTTCAAGGTTACTTCGTGGAGTTGGATCGCTGGCCGCGCAGGCCCTCAGGGTCCGCGGTCCCAATGGAGTCGCCGCAGTGCGCTCCATGGCATCTGGAG GCGGTGTTCCTACTGATGATGAGCAGGCAACTGGGCTGGAGAGGGAGGTCATGATGGCTGCTCGGAAGGGACTG GACCCATACAATATGCTAGCCCCAAAAGCAGCTTCAGGCACCAAGGAAGACCCTAATTTAGTGCCATCTATCACTAACAAGCGAATTGTGGGCTGCATCT GTGAAGAGGACAATAGTGCCGTCATCTGGTTCTGGCTGCACAAAGGCGAGGCCCAGCGATGCCCTAGCTGTGGAACCCATTACAAGCTGGTGCCCCATCAGTTGGCCCACTGA